One genomic window of Arthrobacter sp. KBS0703 includes the following:
- a CDS encoding DUF1622 domain-containing protein, with translation MDFQHIIESIGRFMDFAGVAVMVIGALVSIPMALRGYQPRRLPADAARMSVYRSYRQLLGRSILLGLELLVAADIIRTVAVTPTFESVGVLAIIVLIRTFLSFSLELEITGRWPWQKEPAAGGSGGSRQRESAVSET, from the coding sequence ATGGATTTTCAGCACATCATTGAATCAATCGGCAGGTTCATGGACTTCGCGGGCGTGGCGGTGATGGTGATCGGCGCCTTGGTCTCGATCCCCATGGCGCTGCGCGGCTACCAGCCGAGGCGTTTGCCTGCGGATGCCGCGCGAATGTCAGTTTACCGGTCGTACCGCCAACTGCTGGGGCGCTCCATTCTGCTGGGGCTGGAGCTGCTCGTGGCGGCCGACATCATCCGCACCGTGGCCGTCACGCCGACGTTTGAAAGCGTGGGCGTGCTGGCAATCATCGTGCTGATCCGTACTTTCCTGAGCTTCTCGCTGGAGCTGGAGATCACCGGCCGGTGGCCCTGGCAGAAGGAGCCGGCCGCGGGCGGGTCAGGCGGATCACGGCAGCGGGAATCCGCGGTTTCCGAGACGTAG
- a CDS encoding MSMEG_6728 family protein, with the protein MQTFLPYSDFQQSAAALDPARLGKQRVEALQTLRALVIPEYGWQSHPAIRMWMGYVPALTMYGLAMVDEWTKRGFDDTTRANIREFAPQAGHPDYAAKIPMPPWLGDPELHLSHRSNLVRKDPRFYSEVFPDTEADLEYVWPEPHHEFLPQDPEGDVLWILREHVGNIDPEQLDKVALPAVGRAAQTAGKASGGDSDDDYQFVYADSGSRRPAKVARKLPRKLVKKPSRKRQRQEAAFSTLPGKSPLAIPLENGNKFALGIVLGRPITLDDGRFGRNFKVTDVVDRSAFDYPALLQDPRVFFPVPAP; encoded by the coding sequence ATGCAAACCTTTCTCCCGTACTCCGATTTCCAGCAAAGTGCCGCCGCGCTGGACCCTGCCAGGCTCGGCAAGCAGCGCGTGGAGGCGCTGCAGACACTCCGTGCGCTGGTGATCCCGGAGTACGGCTGGCAGTCCCACCCCGCGATCCGGATGTGGATGGGCTATGTTCCGGCGCTCACCATGTACGGGCTGGCCATGGTGGACGAATGGACCAAACGCGGATTCGATGACACCACCAGGGCTAACATCCGCGAGTTCGCCCCGCAGGCCGGCCACCCGGACTACGCCGCCAAAATTCCCATGCCGCCGTGGCTCGGGGATCCCGAGCTTCACCTGAGCCACCGCTCCAACCTCGTCCGCAAGGACCCGCGTTTCTACTCCGAGGTGTTCCCGGACACCGAGGCGGACCTCGAGTACGTCTGGCCCGAGCCGCACCATGAATTCCTGCCCCAGGATCCCGAGGGCGATGTCCTATGGATTCTGCGCGAACACGTGGGCAACATCGACCCCGAGCAGCTCGACAAGGTCGCCCTGCCCGCCGTGGGCCGTGCGGCCCAGACCGCCGGCAAGGCTTCCGGCGGGGACTCCGACGACGACTACCAGTTCGTATACGCCGACTCGGGATCGCGCCGGCCGGCCAAGGTCGCACGCAAGCTCCCGCGCAAGCTCGTCAAGAAGCCGTCGCGGAAGCGGCAGCGCCAGGAAGCGGCCTTCTCAACCCTGCCGGGCAAGTCGCCCCTGGCTATCCCGCTAGAAAACGGCAACAAGTTCGCCCTCGGGATAGTACTGGGACGGCCCATCACGCTCGACGACGGCCGCTTCGGCCGAAACTTCAAAGTCACCGATGTTGTGGACCGCTCAGCGTTCGACTACCCGGCCCTGCTGCAGGATCCCCGAGTCTTCTTCCCGGTCCCGGCCCCCTAA
- a CDS encoding SDR family oxidoreductase encodes MTILLAGCGDLGTEAGLRFAAAGHRVVGWRRSPEKLPAAIEGAATDLSTAELPPVPADTAAVVVAIAANSPTEAAYRAAYVDGLSHVLDVLERDGVTPRRILFVSSTAVYGDAGGGWVDESTTPAPGGFSGRILCEAEELLANRLRGTLTAPVILRLGGIYGPGRTRLIDQVRDGTAVLPDDPRYTNRIHRDDAAAAIVHLCTMAEEPAPVYVGVDDDPAELGDVLRFLASELGLDAPPSGNAGDARGGNKRCSNALLRGTGYSFKYPTFREGYRDILAGVGVRHP; translated from the coding sequence ATGACCATACTCCTCGCCGGCTGCGGCGACCTTGGCACCGAGGCGGGGCTGCGGTTCGCCGCGGCAGGACATCGAGTCGTGGGATGGCGGCGTTCGCCGGAGAAACTCCCGGCCGCAATCGAAGGCGCCGCGACTGACCTGAGCACCGCTGAACTGCCGCCGGTCCCGGCGGACACGGCCGCCGTCGTCGTCGCTATTGCTGCCAATTCCCCTACCGAGGCGGCCTACCGGGCCGCCTATGTCGACGGGTTGTCGCATGTGCTGGACGTACTTGAGCGCGACGGCGTGACGCCACGCCGCATCCTCTTCGTCTCCTCCACCGCGGTGTACGGCGACGCCGGCGGAGGCTGGGTGGATGAGAGCACGACGCCGGCACCCGGCGGATTCTCCGGCCGCATCCTCTGCGAGGCGGAGGAACTGCTGGCGAACCGTTTGCGCGGGACGCTGACGGCACCCGTGATACTCCGTCTGGGCGGCATCTACGGGCCTGGCCGCACGCGTCTCATTGACCAGGTCCGAGACGGGACAGCAGTCCTCCCCGACGACCCGAGGTACACCAACCGCATTCACCGCGACGACGCCGCTGCCGCGATCGTGCATTTGTGCACGATGGCGGAGGAACCGGCACCCGTGTATGTAGGAGTCGACGACGATCCCGCCGAACTGGGCGACGTCCTCCGCTTCCTGGCCTCGGAGCTGGGACTGGACGCCCCGCCGTCGGGCAATGCTGGCGACGCACGCGGCGGCAACAAACGCTGCAGCAACGCGTTGCTCCGCGGCACAGGATATTCGTTCAAATACCCCACATTCCGCGAAGGGTATCGGGACATTCTGGCGGGCGTTGGGGTACGGCATCCTTAG
- a CDS encoding transglycosylase family protein codes for MKKSTFSTAARRGVTLAAVSAAGLALSATAANAAAPTATSASTWDALAQCESGGNWATNTGNGFSGGLQFTPQTWAAYGGTGSPESASGAQQIAVAQKVQAGQGWGAWPACAAKLGLSGGATAAAPQIQPQSVPVQPAPVQAAPVQTAPVQTAPVAQAPVVTEAPAQARHAATVPVSGETYTVQNGDTLSKIADKLGVQGGWQHLADANADSITDPDLVFVGQVLQLPA; via the coding sequence ATGAAGAAATCAACTTTCAGTACTGCCGCGCGCCGCGGAGTCACTCTGGCCGCCGTTTCCGCTGCAGGCCTGGCCCTGTCCGCCACGGCAGCAAACGCAGCAGCGCCCACGGCCACCAGCGCCTCCACGTGGGACGCCCTCGCCCAGTGTGAAAGTGGCGGCAACTGGGCCACCAACACCGGCAACGGCTTCTCCGGAGGCCTCCAGTTCACCCCTCAGACTTGGGCTGCCTATGGCGGTACGGGATCCCCTGAAAGCGCCTCAGGCGCCCAGCAGATCGCCGTAGCCCAGAAGGTCCAGGCCGGTCAGGGCTGGGGCGCATGGCCCGCCTGTGCCGCGAAGCTCGGCCTGAGCGGCGGAGCTACCGCAGCCGCCCCGCAGATCCAGCCCCAGAGCGTCCCTGTCCAGCCAGCACCTGTCCAGGCAGCACCCGTTCAGACGGCGCCGGTTCAGACCGCTCCCGTGGCCCAAGCACCGGTTGTCACCGAGGCTCCGGCCCAGGCCAGGCACGCGGCCACAGTGCCCGTGAGCGGCGAGACCTACACCGTGCAGAACGGCGACACGCTCAGCAAGATCGCCGACAAGCTCGGCGTCCAGGGCGGATGGCAGCACCTTGCCGACGCCAACGCTGACAGCATCACCGATCCTGACCTGGTGTTCGTCGGCCAGGTTCTGCAGCTGCCTGCCTAA